Genomic window (Zonotrichia albicollis isolate bZonAlb1 unplaced genomic scaffold, bZonAlb1.hap1 Scaffold_241, whole genome shotgun sequence):
ccaaattttggggggaaatcccAATTCCAAAGGGAAATTCCAGAGGGAAATCTGAAATTCCcaaagggaaaaatcccaaattttgaggggaaatcccaaattccaaagggaaaattcccaaatttggggggGTCAGGAATGCAGGGACCCCCCAGATCCTacagggaaaatcccaaattccagagGGACATCCCGGATGttgggagaccccaaaatcccaaattttcccccctccaaaatcccaaatttttccccccaaaattccaaatttttcccctcaaaatcccaaattttttcccctcaaaatcccaaatttttccctccaaaatccccaaatttttcccccaaaatcccaaatttttcccctccaaaatcccaaatttcctccccaaaatcccaaattttcccccattcgCAGCCAGCGCGAGGTCggggttgggattttgggaattttttgggggagaaaattTCAGGATTGggagaaaaacaaaccccaaaaatcccagtgggaaaaacggggaaagaggggaaaaaaaaagggggggaaaaatgggaaaaaattggggaaaatttgggaaaaaattaggaaaaattggggaaaaaaggggaaaaaattaggaaaaaattgggggaaaaatggggaaaaaattgggaaaaatggggaaaaaaggggaaaaaattgggaaaaaattgggaaaaaaattggaaaaaaaaaaaggggaaaaaatggggaaaaattgggaaaaaaattaggaaaaaaattggggaaaaaattgggaaaaaaggggaaaaaattggggaaaaaaaagggaaaaaaattgggaaaaaattgggaaaaaaatgggaaaaaaatggaaaaaaattgggaaaaaggGGGTATGGCACAGTGGGATCTGTAAACGTTCCCAGGATGGGACCCCGAATCCCCATcccggattttggggttttcaggaattttttggggttttcaggaattttgggattttcaggaATTGGCCCCCTCAGGGCGGCTCCTGCGCGGCCCCGGGCGGCTCCGGGCgcctttgggggatttggggttttcggggtttttgggggatttgggatttttggcgttttcagggtttttggggtttttgggggatttgggattttcggggtttttgggggatttgggatttttgggattttcggggtttttgggggatttggggtcccctgggggtttgggattctctggggatttggggtttttgggattctctgggtttttgggatttttgggattctctggggatttgggatttttggggttttcaggggatttggatttttggggttttcaggggGATTTGAGGTTCtctgggtgtttttttggggtttttggggttcctggggggCTCCGGGCGGGCTCCGGCTGCTCCCGGGGGGTTCCGGCTCTGcgggaaaaggggaaatgaatccaaatcccaaatcctgggaaaTGATCACAAACCCTGGGAAattatcccaaatcccaaaccctgggACTGAGCCCAAATTCTGGGAAattatcccaaatcccaaatcctggaaaTTATCCCAAATTCTGGGAAATGAGCtcaaatcccaaaccctgggAAATGAGCCCAAATCCTGAATCCTGGAAATgaacccaaatcccaaaccctggaaatgagcccaaatcccaaaccctgggaatgatcccaaatcccaaatcctgggaaatgatcccaaatcccaaatcctgggaaaTGAGTCCAAATTCTGGGAAatgcccaaatcccaaaccctggaAATGAGCCCAAATTCTGGGAAatgcccaaatcccaaatcccagtccCAGGAAAAACCCTGAATTCCCAAATTCTGGGAAGGATGGGAGAGAACAGGGGGGAGAacctggatcccaaatcccagatcccaaatcccaaatcccagtgccAGCGGCTCCGGTCCTGATCCCAAACCTGATCCTGGATCCCAAacctgatcctgatcccaatcctgatCCCAAACCCAATCCCAAACCTGATCCTGGATCCCAAACCCGATCCCACCACTCCCTCTGGGTGCCGGCCCTGGATCCCAACATTGCCATTCCAGAAATCCCAATCCTGATCCCAACATTCCCAATCCTGAACCTGAACCTGACCCCGATCCTGATCCCGATCCTCCAATCCCCGTCCTGATCCAGATCCACAACTCCCAATCCAaactccatccccatcccaaatcccatcctgatCCTCAATCCCAATCCTGATCTTGTTTGAAATGCCATCCCCATCCTgatccatcccaatcccaaatcctatcccaaatcctgatcccaaatcccagatctCAGATCCCGTCCTGATCCCAGATCCAATCccatcctgatcccaatcccaattccAAATCCTGCCCTGATTCCAATCTCAAATCCCACCCTGATCCCAGAactcccaatcccaatcccaaatcccaatcccaaaccaaatcccaaaccccaaatcccaatcccagatcccaatcccaaatcctgcaatcccattcccacctgtgggctcggggctggctcTGGACTCTGATCCCAACATTCCCAATCCCGATCCCACTgcccccattccccatccccatcacaaatcccaaatcccaatcccaaactccaaatccaaatcccaaaccccaaatcccaaatcccagatcccagatcccaaatccaaatcctaaaccccaaatcccaaaccccaaatccccgatgccaaaccccatcccaatcccaaatcccagatcccGATCTCAAACCCCAATCCCAGATCCcagatcccaatcccaaatcccagatcccagatcccaaatctaaatcccagatcccaatcccagatcccaaatcccagatcccaaaccccaaatcccaaaccccaaaccccatcccaatcccagatcccaaatccctgatcccaaaccccaaatcccaatcccaaatccagatcccaaatcccaaaccccaaaccccaatcccaatcccgcAGTCCCATTCCCACCTGTGGGCTCCGGGGTGGTTCCGTTGGGGCGGCGCCGCCCTGGGGGGATCCCGGGGCCGATCCCGGGGCTGATCCCGTTGGGAATCCCGGGGCTGATCCCAAGGTCGATCCCGTTGTTGTTGCTGATCCCAAGGTTGATCCCGTTGTTGATCCCACTGTCGTTCCCGCTGTTGCCGGTGCCGCTGTGGGCgcggggctggagctgcagcggGAGCGGCTGGAATAGCTGGGCCTGGGGTGGGAAACTGCAGAGAGacactgggaatactgggaacactgggaacactgggaacagtgggaatactgggaatggCAGCGGGGCTGGGATTAATgggactgggaatactgggaacactgggagcagtgggaatggaagcagtgggaatgggaatgggactgggaatactgggaatactgggaatggcactgggaacactggaaacactgggaatactgggaatactgggaacactgagaacactgggaacactgggaatgggactgggattaATGggactgggaacactgggagcagtgggaatgggagcagtgggaatgggaatgggattaatgggactgggaatactgggaagactgggagaaatgggaatgggactgggactgggaatgggactgggaacagaacactgggaacactgggagtgGAGTGGGAACGggactgggaacactgggaactcTGAGAATGGGACTGGGGTTAATGggactgggaacactgggagcactgggaatgggactgggaatactgggagcaATGGGAATAGCACTGGGATTAATGggactgggaacactggggagactgggaatgggaatgggagcactgggaatgggactgggaacaGCACAGAACAGTACTGGGATTAATGggactgggatcactgggaacactgggaatgggactgaGAACACTGGGAGTGgaactgggaatactgggaatgggactgggaacagaacactgggaacactgggagtggagtgggaatgggactgggaacactgggagaactgggaactCTGAGAATGGGACTGGGGTTAATGGGAATGGCAACAatgggaacactgggagcagtgggagtGGGACTGGGATTAATgggactgggaatactggggagactgggaatggaaatgggaacactgggaatgggagcactgggactgggtatactgggagcactgggaatgggagcactgggagcactgggaatgggagcactgggagcactgggaacgGGACCAGGCTCCAAGTGGGAGACCCCAgaccagccctggctgcaccaGGAGAAATTCCCAAGGGATTTTCCCAGaatttttcctgggatttttctggaattgcagccccACCTTGCCCGAAGGCCGGAGTCTTTCCCAGGGcagatttcctgggatttttccatgggattttttgggaattccagccccaccttgCCCGAAGGCCAGGGACACTCCCAGGGCAGTTTTtccctgggatttttgggaattcccatttttttgggaattgcGGACCCACCTTGCCCGAAGGCGCCgatgctgcccctcagggcctcGAGGTCGCAGCCgaagcgcccggcccggcccagctccTCATCGAACTTGCGCTCGCTCACAAAGTGCTGGGaacaatgggaaaaatgggaatttctgggGGAATTCTcattgggaatggggctgggaaacaATGGGGATTTctgtgggaatggggcagggaaaattgggaattctcACTGGAATTTCCATGGGAATTCTCACTAGGAATGggccagggaaaatgggaattgtcACTGGGaacaggggaaaaatgggaatttctgggGGAATTCtgactgggaatggggcagggaaaatgggaatttctgtgGGAATTCCATGAGAATGGGGCAGGGAAACAATGGGgattccatgggaatggggcagggaaaattgggaatttctgtgggaattctcattgggaatggggcagggaaaCAATGGGgattccatgggaatggggcagggaaaatgggaattcctattgggaatggggctgggaaaatgggaatttccatgggaatggggtagggaaaattgggaatttctgTGGGAGTTCTCattgggaatggggcaggggaACAATGGGAATTcccactgggaatggggcagggaaaattgggaattcccatgggaatggggcaaggaaaaatgggaattcctattgggaatggggcaggggaACAATGGGAATTTTCACTGGGAATGggcaggaaaaaatgggaattctc
Coding sequences:
- the SPATS2 gene encoding LOW QUALITY PROTEIN: spermatogenesis-associated serine-rich protein 2 (The sequence of the model RefSeq protein was modified relative to this genomic sequence to represent the inferred CDS: deleted 1 base in 1 codon), with the translated sequence MSKKQQPKDPSGFVFDSRSGAVRAQGGAENMREKVQAVRAVVPNRSNTEIVLVLQHFDNAVDRAVQAFMEGNASEVLKEWTVTGKKKNKKKKPKPKAQPGPRSPRAGEKGNFGIIPIFFPIFPCRPSLERSLKDLQRCSVALARFRALLRDEVENSLRRVKGVFGEIQSCLMDREVALLAEMDKVKAEAMDLLSVRQLRAESLRALTEAAPAMSEEELQELRADIKHFVSERKFDEELGRAGRFGCDLEALRGSIGAFGQVSHPRPSYSSRSRCSSSPAPTAAPATAGTTVGSTTGSTLGSATTTGSTLGSAPGFPTGSAPGSAPGSPQGGAAPTEPPRSPQSRNPPGAAGARPEPPRNPKNPKNPKNPENPKNPKSPENPKPPGDPKSPKNPENPKNPKSPKNPENPKSPKNPKNPENAKNPKSPKNPENPKSPKGARSRPGPRRSRPEGANS